One stretch of Streptomyces sp. A2-16 DNA includes these proteins:
- a CDS encoding SCO1860 family LAETG-anchored protein produces MNSTHFRMPARRLATVATATVLAAGPTALAGAGAAHATGDQGRASAVVLRTGLDVNLLDKTAKVPLAVALNEVQAPRSARQTALSAELDGVAGGQPFSVLAAEAADAEATVTDGKAEASTRLSHAKLHVPGLPLLSLIEIEGITSRATCEAGRTPTASSNLLGAVTVLGKKVTVTAGGPTHVKVPGVGEVRLDLSKNATTSRTAAATALELNISVNPLKLGVAEVEGTLTLAKATCEAPAAPAASQPPADDVKPQGGPAKEAGLAETGGSSMTPYLAGGALALLVVGGGVVAVARRRG; encoded by the coding sequence GTGAACAGCACCCACTTCCGCATGCCCGCACGCCGTCTCGCCACCGTGGCGACGGCCACCGTCCTGGCCGCCGGTCCCACGGCACTGGCCGGCGCGGGCGCCGCGCACGCGACCGGCGACCAGGGCCGCGCGAGCGCCGTCGTCCTGCGCACGGGGCTGGACGTCAACCTGCTCGACAAGACCGCGAAGGTCCCGCTCGCGGTCGCCCTCAACGAGGTCCAGGCGCCCCGGAGCGCCCGGCAGACCGCGCTGAGCGCCGAGTTGGACGGAGTGGCCGGCGGACAGCCCTTCAGCGTGCTCGCCGCCGAGGCCGCCGACGCCGAAGCGACGGTCACCGACGGGAAGGCCGAGGCCTCCACCCGCCTCAGCCACGCCAAGCTCCACGTGCCCGGTCTGCCGCTGCTGTCCCTCATCGAGATCGAGGGCATCACCTCCCGGGCGACCTGCGAGGCCGGCCGGACCCCGACCGCCTCCTCGAACCTCCTCGGCGCGGTGACGGTGCTCGGCAAGAAGGTCACGGTGACCGCGGGCGGCCCGACCCACGTCAAGGTCCCCGGTGTCGGAGAGGTCCGCCTCGACCTGTCGAAGAATGCCACCACCTCGCGCACGGCCGCGGCCACCGCGCTCGAACTGAACATCTCCGTCAACCCGTTGAAGCTGGGCGTCGCCGAGGTCGAGGGCACCCTGACCCTGGCGAAGGCGACCTGCGAGGCCCCCGCGGCCCCGGCCGCGTCACAGCCCCCCGCGGACGACGTGAAGCCCCAGGGCGGCCCTGCCAAGGAGGCGGGCCTGGCCGAGACCGGCGGCAGCTCCATGACGCCGTACCTCGCGGGTGGCGCGCTCGCCCTGCTCGTGGTCGGCGGGGGAGTGGTGGCGGTGGCCCGGCGCCGCGGCTGA
- a CDS encoding amidohydrolase family protein, protein MNDHAVLHVKGRILVGPEDVRDELWVVDGRISYDRPVAAPDVRTVSGWALPGLVDAHCHVGLGAHGPVDRDVAEKQALADREAGTLLIRDAGSPSDTRWVDDREDLPKIIRAGRHIARTRRYIRNYAWEIEPEDLVAYVAQEARRGDGWVKLVGDWIDREAGDLAPSWPREAAEAAIAEAHRLGARVTAHCFAENSLRDLVESGIDCIEHATGLTDDLIPLFASRGVAIVPTLVNIATFPKLADGGESKFPRWSAHMRRLHARRYDTVRSARDAGIPVYVGTDAGGTLPHGLVAAEVAELVTAGIPPLEALSATTWGARAWLGRPGLEEGAAADLVVYAQDPRTDVRVLADPVRVVLNGRVVQ, encoded by the coding sequence ATGAACGATCACGCGGTGCTGCACGTGAAGGGCCGGATCCTGGTGGGTCCCGAGGACGTCCGGGACGAGCTGTGGGTGGTCGACGGGCGGATCTCCTACGACCGTCCCGTCGCCGCCCCCGACGTCCGCACGGTGTCGGGCTGGGCGCTGCCCGGTCTGGTGGACGCGCACTGCCATGTGGGCCTGGGCGCGCACGGACCGGTCGACCGGGACGTGGCCGAGAAGCAGGCCCTGGCCGACCGGGAGGCGGGCACCCTGCTGATCCGTGACGCCGGTTCGCCCTCGGACACGCGCTGGGTCGACGACCGCGAGGACCTCCCGAAGATCATCAGGGCGGGCCGGCACATCGCCCGCACCCGCCGCTACATCAGGAACTACGCCTGGGAGATCGAACCCGAGGACCTCGTCGCGTATGTCGCCCAGGAGGCCCGGCGGGGCGACGGCTGGGTCAAGCTGGTCGGCGACTGGATCGACCGCGAGGCGGGCGACCTGGCCCCCAGCTGGCCGCGCGAGGCGGCCGAGGCGGCGATCGCCGAGGCCCACCGCCTGGGCGCCCGGGTCACCGCGCACTGCTTCGCCGAGAACTCCCTGCGGGACCTGGTCGAGTCGGGCATCGACTGCATCGAGCACGCCACCGGCCTCACCGACGACCTGATCCCGCTGTTCGCCTCCCGGGGCGTCGCGATCGTCCCGACCCTCGTCAACATCGCGACCTTCCCGAAGCTGGCGGACGGCGGCGAGTCCAAGTTCCCCCGCTGGTCAGCCCACATGCGCAGGCTCCACGCACGCCGCTACGACACCGTCCGCAGCGCCCGTGACGCCGGCATCCCCGTCTACGTCGGCACGGACGCGGGCGGCACCCTCCCGCACGGCCTGGTCGCGGCCGAGGTCGCGGAACTGGTGACGGCCGGAATCCCCCCGCTCGAGGCCCTGTCGGCGACGACCTGGGGCGCCCGGGCATGGCTGGGACGGCCCGGTCTCGAGGAGGGGGCCGCCGCGGATCTCGTGGTGTACGCGCAGGACCCCCGCACGGACGTACGCGTGCTGGCCGACCCGGTGCGGGTCGTGCTGAACGGACGGGTGGTGCAGTAG